From the Papaver somniferum cultivar HN1 chromosome 2, ASM357369v1, whole genome shotgun sequence genome, the window GAATAAATTTGATATTCGGAAAATAGgtcatttgtctaaatatttttaaaacatggttcaaatggacgagtaaaaatttgtatgagtgaaatggacaccaaaaaaatagcaaggatgaaactggattcatcctgacttaaacttaaaaaatagtaaggatgaaactggatgcatcctgatgtaaattaaaaataaaaaattatttgaaaatgggtaggatgaaactgtttacatcctgactatttttacatttttgttcatttaaacagtatcaaaatctaaatgtcctttttagCCAGGAATTGtcgattttggtctttttaaccaattttgtgtttaataTTTTGGGATCccactagtgattttattaataaaaaactgATAAGAGTCGGGTCTCCTgattatttaactaataaaacaaataataaaaaacaaaccCTTAATATACAAATCGAGATTTGGAGAGGGAAACTGTTAGGGGCGGTCAAACATCACACGTCAGCGTTTTTGCTTCATGCACCCAATTCTACATCAAGCACGCGTGTGTTTTCAtctttgttgagtccatagtgaaaacaaaataaacaaactacaGGTCCGTTGAGTCTATAAGAACTgcttttactccctccgttccattttacttgcttttttagggtttttttttgtgTTCCAAATTAGATGAtcgttttagttttttttcccaATTTTCACTAATCCACCCCTGCTTTGGAATCACACCAGAGAATTAATTCTCATAGTAATCAACACAAAAACAATTACTCTATAATTTTTAAATATACCCCATGGAGGATATATACCCAATCTTGTACATCCCAAGTATATGACTATGGGATTGATAACTTTTCCTATATTTTAGAAACACAAAACTAGGTTATTTTAACTCTTTAAGTATGAATTAATATGGGTATTATTGGAAAGATTTTACTCTCTCTCTGATATTTCTTAATATCCGTGAAAAATTCTACAACGTCAAGTAAATTGGAACGGAAGGAGTATTATATTATTTTTTGGACTTTTCGGATCTTGAGCCACATGTTCCCAACAAAGTCTAAATTTTATGACCCAATTGGGGACGGTTGCAGGGACAATTCATTAcacgcaaaagaaaaagaaaattgtagGTGAAATGGCTGAAGTGGGACCCAACTCTCTCTAATCCTCCGCCAAACTCGAGATAGCAAATAAAAAACGACTTTATTACACATCTCGATACGATGTATACCGAGAAGGATCTGACGGTCCCAAACCCTGCGTTCTCAACGTCGGGAGGGTATGGGCAGGCGTGGCCCCAACCCCTCTCATACGGTGCTCCCCACGGTTCGATGCATCTATCATTTTCGATAAAAGCTCTCCAATTGGAATATTTAATGTTGGTTAGAGTGGACTTTCGGAGGTCACATCGTAGGTGTAAGCAAATTGCTCCTCCCAACGACCATTTGGTTTCACGAGGTCAAAGTCAGACCCAGCAAAATGGGGCCAAACTAAACCCTTTGGAGTGGAAACCTGTGGTCATATCCAGCAAAACAGGGTCAAGTGTAGAGTACTTCCTTGTTCTTAGTTCCATAAATATCGAACAAAAGAAAGCTAATACTGAATCACTACTGatccaaagcaaaaaaataatcgGAAACCCTCGTGATTTCTGCTTTGCTATTTCCTCGACCGTCTTGATATCATTAATAAGAAAACCGAAAATGGGGTTGTTCCTCCTCCAAGTACTTCGTCTGTTTTGCTTGATCCTCCTCTTATCTCAAGTATTTTGTGGCAGGTATGTATATATCATTGTTAAAACAAAACAGTGCATACTATATGTTGAATTTGATCATCATCTCTTTACCAGGGTATAAATTCTTTAAATGAAATAAAATGATCTTATTATTAGGTGGCTATTAGGCCATATGAACTTCTTATGCGATATTCTTAAAATTAATTGAATTCATTGTGATATTTTAATCTTTTTGCTGAAGCAAGCCTGTTCCAGTAACCTACGTATTTCTATGTTAATTTGTAGGATGACTCTGGCTCGAAGATCATTATCAGAGGAGGTTCGTGAGGGTTACTTTCCGGGACCTCATCAGGGTCGCCCTCATGATAAACCTATAATAaaatcatctgattcatctcctaGATCGAGACGATATCATGAAGGGTACCGTGGAGGACCTGGATCACAACGTCCATGATGaactaaaagagagaaaaaaaaatcgagaTCAGAAGGACAAATTAAAGAGAACATATTTTCCTTTCATCgtcttgtttttttgtttatttgtttttgcTTTTGTGTGTGTGTGCGTGTGTGTGTAATTCCTCCCCTTCTACAAATCTTTATAACCGAACTACATCTTCTGTGGTGAAACCGTTTTCTCCATCACAGGACATATATATGTTTGCTTCAAGCTTAACATGCCAAAATCAATGAACCACGTACGACCTCTGGGTTATTAAAGCATAAGCAAATCTTCATATGGACACAATTTTTTTAAGAACAATCTGCAATTATAAAAACTTCTAGAAAGGTTTCAAAAAAACAGAATGCTTTTGGTGCATTTGATGCGCATAAAAGTTTCAGAAAAGTGACTTGTAATATCGAATCTTGAGGAGACTGACAGAAATAATTCATAGCCCTTCAACTATACGCAAAGCCGGGTAGTAAACCAGAATTCCATATCCATTAATGTTTCATATGAGTTTCACTTTTGAATTTTTCGTGAAACAATCCTTGACATAACAGAATTCATGTTCTTAACTGAGAGGCTGAAGTGTCAGTCCAAAAGGACTTATCAAAACTAATGGCTTTGCTGTGGAAGTATTGTTGGCATTGGCTTGAAAACAAATGGTGTGTACATCCAAAATGGCTTATCAAAACGAATGCTTGGTAGGAATGAAGGGCGGCATAGCTCTTCATATCTTCTGGTTCTAATGTTGTATGCCCAAACATAGCTCTTATAACCAAGCATTACGACATTTTTATCTACTGGACTGAAACCTAAAATCTCGATTCGCTTACCTGAAAGattcatactccctccgtccctgtaTAAAAGGCGGAGAAGTGTAAATCTcgtcaaataagaaaaaaattagtttttcTAAATTTTCCTAATACTACCTGATTTGCCCATATTTATTGTTATGGTAATTAATGAATATCTCTTCAAATAAAAAAACTGTGTGTTCATTGGAAGGTTACCCATATTAAATATTCTCTAATATTTTGTTACTTAAAAGAGCCTATATACtccgtgaagaaaaaaaaactcgaaCCATTTTCTTCGTCTTCCACCTCCTCCCCTAGTTTTTTGTTCAATCCCATTGATGATCAACAATTCTTCTGTTCTCTCTTTATAAACCAAAATTTTACCCATAAACCAAGATATATTGGAGGCAAAACGTTGGAGccaaaattttaaaccaaaattttgaaatttcaagtttccaaatgttaatcacaacCAACAGGAGCTCAAAATCAATCAAATTTTTCTGagtaaatttcaaaatttgaaattttcaGAATTGCTTAATTGGTTTGAAATTTCTTTTTTGGAGCCAAAATTATCTCCAAATTTAAAGCTAAAGATATGTACTGTTTCTATAAATATGGTGTTAGAAATCTTTTGTTATCAAACAAAGAGAGATGGAAATCGATTTGAATCAATTGCCAGAAAATAATGATAACTTTAATTTACCTCCACCTCCCCCTCCCCCACCCCCTCCTAATCCTCCTGATTTGAATCTACCCGCAAAAGAATAGCCGATTTTTCCTACCAACATACAGTGTAACAAGAGAAAAAATCTCACTATTGATAAAAAAAGACTAATCATACAAATGCTTTTTAATGAAACTATTCATGATAAGTTACCAAGAGGTGTGTTGTTAAAGGTTGCTAATCATTTTTTTGTAGGGAAAAGATCCGTTGAAAGACTTTGGCGTGCTGCAAAAAAACAGTATTCAAAATGGAAGTCCTGCTAATGTTTCCTCAAGAATGCCCAAAAAGATTGGTCGCAAAAAAATACAGATTGATCTGGAGATGATGAGCTTGATTCCTTTCCGTCGGAGAACAAATATAAGATCAACAGCAAAGGATTTGGGGATGTCAAAGACCACTGTTTGGAGAAGAATCAAAGATGGAAGTATTAAAGCACACTCAAATGCTATTAAACCAGGCTTCTCACTCAAAACAAGAATAGCAAGACTTAAGCATTGTCTTGAGATGCTAGATGAGAGTGTATCCCCAGCAGTATTTTCTGGTATGTACGACCGTATTCACATTGATGAAAAGTGATTCTATATGTCTAAGACGACTCAAAAGTATTATCTTCATCCAATGGAAGCGTCGCCGGTACGTAGATGTACCAGTAAGAATTTTATTCCAAAAGTTATGTTTTTGTCGGCATTAGCTCGTCCCCGATATGATGAATACGTAAATACTCCATTCGACGGGAAAATTGGAATGTGGGCGTTCGTTTTTATGGAGGCCGCAAAGAGGAAAAGCAAAAATCGAGTTGCAGGTACTCTTGAGATGAAACCGATTAAGTCAATCACACAAAAGGTTACTCGCGATTTTTTGATCAACAAACTACTCCCTGCTATCATACAAAAATGGCCACATGACGGTCGTACAATCTTCATTCAACAAGATAATGCAAGGCCACACATTTCTATTGGTGATGAACAATTTTGTGAAGCTGTTCGACAATTTGGATTGGATGCGCGCATATGTTTTCAACCTCCAAATAGTCCAGATTTAAATGTCAATGATCTTGGATATTTTAGATCTATAGATGAACATCAACACTCCGAGGCTCCAAATACTGGGCCTGAATTGGTTGCGGGCGTGGAAAAGTCTTTTCGAGAGTATCCAAGTTACCTGATAAACAACGTATTTCTAACGTTACAAACGTGCATGAAtgaaatattaaagaagaaaggaGATAATGATTATTATATCCCACATATGAAGAAAGATCATTTGATTAGAATTGGTGAATTGCCAACTTGCATTCAGT encodes:
- the LOC113352886 gene encoding uncharacterized protein LOC113352886, with the protein product MPKKIGRKKIQIDLEMMSLIPFRRRTNIRSTAKDLGMSKTTVWRRIKDGSIKAHSNAIKPGFSLKTRIARLKHCLEMLDESVSPAVFSARPRYDEYVNTPFDGKIGMWAFVFMEAAKRKSKNRVAGTLEMKPIKSITQKVTRDFLINKLLPAIIQKWPHDGRTIFIQQDNARPHISIGDEQFCEAVRQFGLDARICFQPPNSPDLNVNDLGYFRSIDEHQHSEAPNTGPELVAGVEKSFREYPSYLINNVFLTLQTCMNEILKKKGDNDYYIPHMKKDHLIRIGELPTCIQCDSEVITAAKEALEALQHQLYQQENETPHE